The genomic segment CAGGGCCGGCGAACCCGCTCCCGCCGTCAAGTGGGACGAGTCCGCCGCCCGCCACCTCCTCAGCCGGGCGTGCTTCGGCGGCACCCCCGAACGGGCGAAGGCACTCGCCGCGCAGCCACTGGACAAGGCCATCGACGGTCTGCTGGACGAGGCGGCGAGGGCCGGGCCGCTCGACCAGCCCGAGTGGGTGCGGGACGTGTGGGTGAACACCCTGCGGCGGTACTCGGACATGCCCCGCGAAGAGTACCTCGTCACCTTCCGCCGCACCAGCACCCGCAACGACGACGAGTTGCTCGACCTGAAGGCCCGGTGGGTCCGCCGCATGGCCACGACCCCGGCCCCGCTGCGGGAGAACCTGACCCTGTTCTGGCACGGTCACTTCACCTCGGCGTCCCGCACCATGTTCGGGGTGAGTCAGACGTTCTACCACCAGAACGAGACGTGGCGTAAGCATGCGATGGGCAACTTCCGCGCGTTCCTCCAAGCCGCCACGCTCGATCCGGGGATGATGATCTACCTCGACATGGAGGAGTCGGAGAAGACCAACCCGAACGAGAACTACGCCCGCGAACTGCTCGAACTGTTCGCCCTCGGGGTCGGGAACTACACGGAAAAGGACATCCGCGAAGTCGCCCGGTCCCTCACCGGCTGGACCCTCGACGCCCCGCCCGGCACGGTCAAACCGGATCGCCCGACCAGCCCGGAGACGGCCCGCTCGCTTCGCCGAGACGGGCTGGTGCCGACGTTCGTCCCGGCCCGGCACGACGCCGGCGAGAAGACCGTGTTCGACAAGACCGGGAAGTTCGGGGTGAAGGAGGTGCTGGACCTCGTCGTCGCTCACCCGGCGTGCGGGCCGCACGTCGCCGGCAAACTGATCGACCACTTCGGGGCCGACGACCCGGACGGCACCCTGAAGGCGCGGATGGCGAAAGCCTTCAACGACAGCCAGTACGAACTGCGGCCCATGCTCAAGGTGCTGTTCACGTCGCCCGAGTTCTACGCCACCCGGACGCGCGGCAACCGGGTGAAAAGCCCGATCCGGCTACTCGTCGGGGCGTGCCGGGACTTCGACTTGCGGGGCGAGGTTACGCCGTCCCTGGCCCAGGCCATCGTGCCGCTCGGCCAGGAGTTGTTCAACCCGCCCACGGTGAAGGGCTGGCCGTCCGGCAACGAGTGGATCACCGCCACCACCCTCGCCCTCCGCTACCGGCTCGGGGAGGTCGTCCTCGACGGGAAGGCTCTGACCGGCACGCAGCCCCTCGGCAGGCTCCGGGGGACGCTCATCCCCCGCGACCCCGCCGAGGCCGAGAAGACGATCAACCGGCTGCTCGCCCTCGACGCCGAGAAAGCGGACTCGACCGGCAAGGACGGCATCAAGGTGCGGTTCGAGCCGGACACAATCGTCCCCAAGGGACTGGCGGACGACCCCGAGAAGTTGGTCGATCACCTCCTCGCCCGTGTGCTGGTCGTCAAGCCGAGGACGGCCACCCGCGACGCGGTTGTCGAGGCATGCAAGGCGGTCCCCGCCGCCGACCGCGCGAAGCTCGCCGCCCGGCTGATTCTGGCGTCCCCCGAGTATCAGGTGGAGTAACCCATGATCGACCGCCGACTGTTCAACCGGACGCTCGGGCTGACCGCCCTGACCGCCACCGTCCCGGCGTTCCTCCAGAAGACCGGCACCGCGCTCGCCGCAGGACCGAGGAACACGGATCGCGTCTTCGTGGTGGTCCAACTCGGCGGGGGAAACGACGGGCTGAACACCGTCGTCCCGTTCGCCGACGACCGCTACCACAAGGCCCGCCCGAAGATCGCGGTCGCCGCGAAGAGCGTCCTGAAACTCGATGACGCCCTCGGCCTCCACCCCGAGATGGTCGAGTTGCACAAGCTGTTCAAGGACGGCGGGCTGGCGGTCGTCCCGAACGTGGGCTACCCGAACCCGAACCGCTCCCACTTCCGCTCCACGGACATCTGGGAAACCGCCTCCCCGTCCGACAAGATTCTGAAGTCCGGCTGGCTCGGGCGGTACTTCGACGCGGCGTGTGGCGGCGTGGTCGCCGATCCGCTCGGCGTGCGGATCGGGGAGCAGCCGGCGCTGGCGTTCGCGGGGGACAAGCTCCGGGCGGCGACGTTCGCCAACCCGAAGATGCTGGAGAACCCGGCGACCGGCCCGGCGGCGACCGCGTCGGGCCGCATCGCGGAGGTCGAGCCGACCGGGATCGCCGCGCTGGACTTCGTGCAGCGCACCGGGAACCAGTCCCTCGCCCTCTCGAAGGAACTGCAACGCGCCGTCAAGGACGTGAAGCCGAAGGTCGAGTACCCGCCGTTCGCCCTCTGCCAGTCGCTGCGGCTGGTCGCCCAGATGATTACCGCCGGGCTGCCGACGCGGGTGTACTACGTCACCCACGGCGGGTTCGACACGCACGCC from the Frigoriglobus tundricola genome contains:
- a CDS encoding DUF1800 domain-containing protein, giving the protein MTYNPNPPPFCPVRAGLSLAAMLLAAAVGRAGEPAPAVKWDESAARHLLSRACFGGTPERAKALAAQPLDKAIDGLLDEAARAGPLDQPEWVRDVWVNTLRRYSDMPREEYLVTFRRTSTRNDDELLDLKARWVRRMATTPAPLRENLTLFWHGHFTSASRTMFGVSQTFYHQNETWRKHAMGNFRAFLQAATLDPGMMIYLDMEESEKTNPNENYARELLELFALGVGNYTEKDIREVARSLTGWTLDAPPGTVKPDRPTSPETARSLRRDGLVPTFVPARHDAGEKTVFDKTGKFGVKEVLDLVVAHPACGPHVAGKLIDHFGADDPDGTLKARMAKAFNDSQYELRPMLKVLFTSPEFYATRTRGNRVKSPIRLLVGACRDFDLRGEVTPSLAQAIVPLGQELFNPPTVKGWPSGNEWITATTLALRYRLGEVVLDGKALTGTQPLGRLRGTLIPRDPAEAEKTINRLLALDAEKADSTGKDGIKVRFEPDTIVPKGLADDPEKLVDHLLARVLVVKPRTATRDAVVEACKAVPAADRAKLAARLILASPEYQVE
- a CDS encoding DUF1501 domain-containing protein, encoding MIDRRLFNRTLGLTALTATVPAFLQKTGTALAAGPRNTDRVFVVVQLGGGNDGLNTVVPFADDRYHKARPKIAVAAKSVLKLDDALGLHPEMVELHKLFKDGGLAVVPNVGYPNPNRSHFRSTDIWETASPSDKILKSGWLGRYFDAACGGVVADPLGVRIGEQPALAFAGDKLRAATFANPKMLENPATGPAATASGRIAEVEPTGIAALDFVQRTGNQSLALSKELQRAVKDVKPKVEYPPFALCQSLRLVAQMITAGLPTRVYYVTHGGFDTHAAQSQKHAYLLQEFSQAIGLFVADLKAQGQLDRVFGISFSEFGRRVAENKNAGTDHGAASVLFAFGGKVKPGVHGTPPDLAALDPLGDLVQKTDFRQVYAEVVKNWLNADPEKVLLGKFEPLPLVAG